In Pseudomonadota bacterium, a single window of DNA contains:
- a CDS encoding adenine phosphoribosyltransferase, whose product MDKLKEIIRDIDNFPKAGIIFKDITTLLADATSFQRVIDLMGHRYLDKKIDLVVGIEARGFLTGAALAYKLNTGIVLVRKPGKLPDKTFQEEYALEYGTDALEIHQDAIKEGQRILITDDILATGGTIEAVINLVRKTKAEIIECAFLAELESLKGRERLAGIPIFSLLSL is encoded by the coding sequence ATGGACAAGCTCAAAGAAATTATCCGTGACATTGACAATTTCCCCAAAGCCGGCATTATTTTTAAAGATATCACTACACTGCTCGCCGATGCCACATCATTTCAACGGGTTATTGACCTCATGGGACACCGTTATCTGGACAAAAAAATCGACTTGGTCGTCGGGATTGAGGCCCGTGGATTCCTGACCGGGGCGGCGCTGGCCTACAAATTAAATACCGGGATTGTGCTGGTACGAAAGCCAGGAAAGCTTCCCGACAAAACCTTTCAGGAAGAATACGCCCTAGAATATGGAACTGACGCTCTTGAGATCCATCAGGATGCCATCAAAGAGGGCCAGCGAATCCTGATTACCGATGATATCCTCGCTACCGGCGGCACCATTGAAGCGGTAATTAATCTTGTCAGAAAAACCAAGGCGGAAATTATAGAATGCGCTTTCCTGGCAGAACTTGAATCCCTTAAAGGCAGGGAAAGATTAGCCGGAATCCCGATTTTTTCCCTTTTATCCCTATGA